From a single Helicovermis profundi genomic region:
- a CDS encoding RsmB/NOP family class I SAM-dependent RNA methyltransferase — translation MKLKEEFLEKIRKQLSKEEYSKFLESYKDEKISSLRVNTLKISVEEFLKISPFKLKKIPWSEDGFYFENSERPSKHPYYHAGLFYIQEASAMSPVNELTPKKGDIVLDLCAAPGGKTLQIASKLQNTGVIITNDISTGRIKPLVKNIELAGIKNAYVINENQYKITDKYKKKFDKILIDAPCSGEGMFRKDESMYKNWSTDEVEKYSKLQSEIMDVIDESLKEGGELVYSTCTFSIEENENTINIFMKKHGDYNFIDIKQYEGFVISGGISRLWPHKIKGEGHFLAHVRKTSFHEHDIKEIEKNTNQLNLDNKPPEIFEKFMENNLNTKFVGTFEIINDRLYMLPKIKIDTSGIRVARSGWLLGDIKKKRFVPSQAFAMGLRKEDVKRTINLPSESVEVIKYLKCETIKASGEDGLNLILVDGYPIGWGKINKNTLKNMYPASWRMQ, via the coding sequence ATGAAGCTAAAAGAAGAATTTTTAGAAAAAATAAGAAAACAATTAAGTAAAGAGGAATATAGCAAGTTTTTAGAGTCATATAAAGATGAAAAAATTAGTTCACTTCGAGTAAATACTTTAAAAATAAGTGTTGAAGAATTCCTAAAAATTTCTCCTTTTAAATTAAAGAAAATTCCATGGTCAGAAGATGGATTTTATTTTGAAAATAGCGAGAGACCCTCTAAACATCCATATTATCATGCAGGACTTTTTTATATACAAGAAGCCTCTGCTATGTCACCCGTTAATGAACTTACACCTAAGAAGGGAGATATTGTGCTTGATTTATGCGCAGCTCCTGGTGGAAAAACACTTCAAATTGCAAGTAAACTTCAAAATACAGGAGTAATTATCACAAATGATATATCTACTGGAAGAATAAAGCCACTAGTAAAGAATATTGAACTTGCAGGTATAAAAAATGCGTATGTTATCAATGAAAATCAGTATAAAATTACTGACAAATATAAGAAAAAATTTGATAAAATTTTGATAGATGCACCATGTTCTGGTGAAGGGATGTTTAGAAAAGATGAAAGTATGTACAAAAATTGGAGTACTGACGAAGTTGAAAAATATAGCAAGTTACAGTCTGAAATTATGGATGTGATTGATGAATCACTTAAAGAGGGCGGTGAACTTGTATATTCGACTTGTACATTTTCTATAGAAGAAAATGAAAATACAATAAATATATTTATGAAAAAACATGGTGATTATAATTTTATTGATATCAAACAATATGAAGGGTTTGTTATATCCGGTGGAATCTCTAGACTTTGGCCGCATAAAATTAAGGGTGAAGGACATTTTTTAGCACATGTAAGAAAAACTAGTTTTCATGAGCATGATATTAAGGAAATAGAAAAAAATACTAATCAGCTTAATTTAGATAATAAACCACCTGAAATTTTTGAAAAATTTATGGAAAACAACTTAAATACAAAATTTGTAGGAACATTTGAGATTATTAATGATAGACTGTATATGCTTCCAAAAATAAAAATTGATACGAGTGGTATTAGAGTAGCAAGGAGCGGATGGCTTCTTGGAGATATTAAGAAAAAAAGATTTGTTCCTTCACAGGCATTTGCAATGGGTTTAAGAAAAGAAGACGTTAAAAGAACTATTAATCTACCTTCAGAGTCTGTAGAAGTTATAAAGTACCTAAAATGCGAAAC